One part of the Flavobacterium johnsoniae UW101 genome encodes these proteins:
- a CDS encoding thioredoxin family protein yields the protein MKRILLIAFFVVGAFAGQAQELKWYTDVKEAITISNKEQKPMLMFFTGSDWCGWCIRLQNEVLKTAEFKKWAADNVVLVELDYPRGVPQTPELKSQNNELQQAFGIQGFPTVFFTSAEAKDGKINFKGLGKTGYVAGGPSAWLTVAEGIVHPKKS from the coding sequence ATGAAAAGAATATTATTAATAGCCTTTTTTGTAGTTGGAGCATTTGCTGGACAAGCCCAGGAACTAAAGTGGTATACTGATGTTAAAGAAGCAATCACAATAAGTAATAAAGAACAAAAACCAATGTTAATGTTCTTTACCGGAAGTGATTGGTGCGGATGGTGCATTCGTTTGCAAAATGAAGTTTTGAAAACGGCAGAATTCAAAAAATGGGCTGCTGATAATGTTGTTCTTGTAGAGTTAGATTATCCAAGAGGCGTGCCTCAGACTCCCGAATTAAAGAGTCAAAATAATGAATTACAGCAGGCTTTTGGAATCCAGGGATTTCCAACAGTATTCTTTACAAGTGCTGAAGCAAAAGACGGAAAGATTAACTTTAAAGGCCTTGGAAAAACAGGATATGTTGCCGGCGGGCCATCTGCATGGTTAACAGTTGCAGAAGGTATTGTTCATCCTAAAAAATCTTAA
- a CDS encoding thioredoxin domain-containing protein, which translates to MTKKLLILLFFLGSFFVQAQTLAWRTNMTDAIAISNEQKKPMLILFTASGVPENLQNEIFKTPDFAVWSRDNVVLVKLDLSDETASDGDKEQNVRLKNAFGVQDLPEVCYAIASVRKNKTTFSALGKISYKPGGAKSWIAESNNILHPSE; encoded by the coding sequence ATGACTAAAAAACTACTTATCCTACTGTTTTTTTTAGGTTCATTTTTCGTTCAGGCACAAACTCTTGCGTGGAGAACTAATATGACTGATGCAATAGCCATTAGTAATGAACAAAAAAAACCAATGTTAATCCTATTCACTGCCTCAGGTGTACCAGAAAATCTTCAAAACGAAATCTTTAAAACTCCAGACTTTGCTGTATGGTCGCGCGACAATGTTGTACTGGTAAAATTAGACTTATCAGATGAAACGGCTTCAGATGGAGATAAAGAGCAAAATGTTAGATTAAAAAATGCCTTTGGAGTTCAGGATCTGCCAGAAGTGTGCTATGCTATTGCTTCGGTAAGAAAAAATAAAACGACCTTCAGCGCTCTTGGAAAAATCTCTTATAAGCCAGGAGGGGCAAAATCGTGGATTGCAGAATCAAATAACATCCTGCATCCGAGTGAGTAA
- a CDS encoding thioredoxin domain-containing protein, producing MSRKLLTLFLFLTACIAESQNLEWKTDMTEAINLSNEQRKPMLILFTSAGASDALQNEVFKTIDFEKWSRKNVILVRLDLSDPNIASEVREQNIRLKNAFGVENVPEVCYASATIRKEKTNFNTLGKLTYSSGGVKTWITNSDLILNPE from the coding sequence ATGAGCCGAAAACTACTTACCCTATTTTTATTTTTAACTGCCTGTATAGCAGAATCGCAAAATCTGGAATGGAAAACCGACATGACAGAAGCAATCAATCTCAGCAATGAACAAAGAAAACCAATGTTGATTTTATTTACATCGGCAGGTGCTTCTGATGCATTGCAAAATGAAGTGTTTAAAACTATAGATTTTGAAAAATGGTCTAGAAAAAATGTGATTTTAGTGAGACTTGATTTGTCTGATCCAAATATTGCCAGCGAGGTTCGAGAACAAAACATAAGATTAAAGAACGCTTTTGGAGTTGAAAATGTTCCCGAAGTTTGTTATGCAAGTGCCACTATTAGAAAAGAAAAAACCAACTTTAATACATTAGGAAAACTTACGTATAGTTCAGGTGGTGTCAAAACATGGATCACAAATTCAGATCTAATTTTAAACCCAGAATAA
- a CDS encoding ComEC/Rec2 family competence protein, whose protein sequence is MKVLDFPLVKITIPFIFGLLVSYYCQPPLKASLIFLGFSTILFCASYFISKRNKRAKTFFSINSFLISFFVGICVLLFHTDTFDKSNYTYSKTVFENQQFITFTLREKLKSNDYNDRYIGLINSIGDKVYSGRIIVNIQKDSLKNPLIIGNTIRVETTLQRTVSSKNPNQFDYAKYLSDKQIYAQLYCKKSEIKVSRTITKDIWYYSGRLHSTILKNLESAHFNKDEMNVALALILGQQQEISADIIKDYQYSGATHVLSVSGLHVGFIMLFIIFVLKPIPNTRKGSAIKLVTILISLAGFAVISGLSPSVLRSVVMFSFVAIGNHLRRSGNIYHTLLVSLLLILLFEPYFLFDVGFQLSYLALFFIVWLQPELNKIWKPKNKFILYIWNALTVSFAAQIGTLPLCLYYFHQFPGLFFVTNIIILPVLSFIMIAGIIVMIFAIFKSPPEILVYIFEKSIFILNQLIHYVASFESFVIQGISFNFYYLITLYLVIISATIWSQKPSYNKLIAVFISIILFQSALIYTKREISNQKELIVYNVKKNTLISSRNGNTITLFASDTTSNKSSKSNIFNSYLVGNFSVLNKSQKLKNVLFFKGHKISIIDSTGIYANSISPEILILTQSPKINLDRVLTQLQPKIIIADGSNSYTLQRIWQISCEKKNIPFHATAEKGFYRLN, encoded by the coding sequence ATGAAAGTATTAGATTTTCCTTTAGTTAAAATAACAATTCCCTTTATATTTGGACTTTTAGTTTCCTATTATTGCCAGCCGCCACTAAAAGCATCTCTCATTTTTCTTGGTTTTTCAACAATCTTGTTTTGTGCTTCGTATTTTATTTCAAAAAGAAATAAAAGAGCAAAAACATTTTTTAGCATCAACAGTTTTCTCATATCCTTTTTTGTTGGGATATGCGTTTTGCTTTTCCACACTGATACTTTTGACAAATCTAATTATACATACTCAAAAACTGTTTTTGAAAACCAGCAGTTCATCACTTTTACTTTAAGAGAAAAACTCAAAAGCAATGATTATAATGACCGATATATTGGCCTTATAAACAGCATTGGTGACAAAGTTTATTCAGGCAGAATTATTGTCAATATTCAAAAAGACAGTTTAAAAAATCCTCTTATTATTGGAAATACAATTAGAGTTGAAACTACTTTACAAAGAACCGTTTCGAGCAAAAATCCAAATCAGTTTGATTATGCAAAGTATTTATCAGACAAACAGATTTACGCACAGTTATATTGCAAAAAGTCAGAAATAAAAGTCAGCAGGACAATTACAAAAGATATTTGGTATTATTCCGGACGTTTGCATTCTACTATTCTCAAAAATTTAGAAAGCGCTCATTTTAATAAAGACGAAATGAATGTTGCACTGGCTCTCATTTTAGGACAGCAGCAGGAAATTTCAGCAGATATAATCAAAGATTATCAATATTCGGGAGCTACACATGTACTTTCTGTTTCGGGACTGCATGTTGGCTTTATAATGCTTTTTATAATATTTGTTTTAAAACCAATTCCAAATACCCGGAAAGGTTCTGCAATTAAATTAGTTACTATTTTAATTTCTCTGGCCGGTTTTGCTGTTATTTCTGGTTTATCGCCTTCTGTATTACGTTCTGTTGTGATGTTCTCATTTGTAGCCATTGGAAATCATTTACGTCGAAGCGGTAATATTTATCACACTTTATTAGTTTCCCTTTTATTGATATTGCTTTTTGAACCGTACTTTTTATTTGATGTTGGATTTCAGCTGAGTTATTTAGCTTTGTTTTTTATTGTTTGGCTTCAGCCGGAATTAAACAAAATCTGGAAACCAAAAAATAAATTTATTCTATATATATGGAACGCACTAACGGTTTCTTTTGCAGCACAAATTGGCACATTGCCCTTGTGCCTGTATTATTTTCATCAATTTCCGGGATTATTTTTTGTAACCAATATTATAATTCTGCCGGTTTTGTCTTTTATAATGATTGCAGGAATTATCGTTATGATATTTGCCATTTTCAAAAGTCCCCCCGAAATATTGGTTTATATTTTTGAAAAAAGCATTTTCATTCTAAATCAACTAATTCATTATGTAGCTTCATTTGAATCATTTGTCATTCAAGGTATCAGCTTTAATTTTTATTACTTGATAACGCTGTATCTTGTAATAATAAGCGCCACAATCTGGTCTCAAAAACCAAGTTACAATAAACTCATTGCAGTATTTATATCAATAATTTTATTTCAATCTGCACTGATTTATACTAAAAGAGAAATTTCAAATCAAAAGGAATTAATCGTTTATAATGTGAAGAAAAATACTTTGATTTCTTCAAGAAATGGAAATACTATTACGCTTTTTGCGAGCGATACAACGAGTAACAAAAGTTCAAAAAGCAATATTTTTAACTCTTACTTAGTTGGTAATTTTAGCGTTTTAAATAAATCTCAAAAACTTAAAAACGTATTATTTTTCAAAGGGCATAAAATTTCTATAATTGACAGTACCGGAATTTATGCAAACAGTATATCTCCTGAAATTTTAATTTTAACTCAATCTCCCAAAATAAATCTAGATCGCGTTTTAACACAGCTGCAACCCAAAATTATTATTGCAGATGGTTCTAATTCATATACACTTCAAAGAATTTGGCAGATAAGCTGTGAGAAAAAAAATATCCCTTTTCATGCCACAGCCGAAAAGGGATTTTATCGATTAAATTAA
- a CDS encoding C40 family peptidase produces MKKIFVFLLLSIVFVSCKSTSTVAGKSTSKNESKKENRSLVKNLIDTATDNIGVKYKAGGTTKSGFDCSGLVYTTFESENIKLPRSSFEQAKIGKVIPLNDAKKGDLIFFKTNKSRQINHVGLITEVNSDEIKFVHSSTSKGVIISSTKEPYYKNSFEQVNRVLE; encoded by the coding sequence TTGAAAAAAATATTCGTTTTCCTTCTTCTATCGATCGTATTCGTTTCTTGTAAATCGACTTCAACTGTTGCAGGCAAAAGCACGAGCAAAAACGAATCTAAAAAAGAAAACAGATCTCTGGTAAAGAATTTAATCGATACTGCAACAGATAATATTGGTGTAAAATACAAGGCCGGAGGAACTACAAAAAGCGGTTTTGACTGCTCTGGATTAGTTTACACTACTTTTGAATCTGAAAATATAAAACTGCCTAGAAGTTCTTTTGAACAGGCAAAAATTGGAAAAGTAATTCCGCTTAATGATGCAAAAAAAGGAGATTTAATTTTCTTCAAAACGAACAAAAGCAGACAGATTAATCACGTTGGACTTATCACGGAAGTAAATTCAGACGAAATAAAATTTGTACATTCTTCAACTTCAAAAGGGGTTATAATATCTTCTACAAAAGAACCTTATTATAAAAATTCGTTTGAACAAGTAAACAGGGTTTTAGAATAA
- the lpxB gene encoding lipid-A-disaccharide synthase has translation MKYYIIAGEASGDLHGSNLMKALYEEDPQAEIRFWGGDLMQKAGGTLVKHYRDLAFMGFVEVLFNLKTILNNIKFCKKDISEFKPDVLIFIDYPGFNMRIAKWAKELNYRTHYYISPQIWAWKENRINAIKQDVDRMFVILPFEKGFYEDKHHFPVDFVGHPLIDAIQNQPAFNEAAFREENKLGEKPIIAVLPGSRKQEITKMLSVMLSVVDDFQDYEFVIAGAPSQDYEFYQQFIKNKNIAFVSNKTYDLLRSSTAALVTSGTATLETALFKVPEVVCYKGSAISYQIAKRIITLKYISLVNLIMDQEVVTELIQGECNTKRIKEELNKLLEPSHREKLLKNYDILEQKLGGVGASKKTAKLIVADLKS, from the coding sequence ATGAAATACTACATAATAGCCGGCGAGGCTTCTGGAGATTTACACGGTTCAAATTTAATGAAAGCCTTATATGAGGAAGATCCTCAGGCCGAAATTAGATTTTGGGGTGGTGACTTAATGCAGAAAGCCGGCGGAACTTTGGTAAAACATTATCGCGATCTTGCATTTATGGGTTTTGTTGAAGTGCTTTTTAATTTAAAAACCATTTTAAACAATATAAAATTCTGCAAAAAAGATATCTCTGAATTTAAACCTGATGTTTTAATTTTTATTGATTATCCGGGCTTTAATATGCGTATTGCAAAATGGGCCAAAGAACTGAATTACAGAACTCATTATTATATTTCTCCTCAAATCTGGGCCTGGAAAGAAAATCGCATCAACGCCATAAAACAAGATGTTGACAGAATGTTTGTAATTCTGCCTTTTGAAAAAGGTTTTTATGAAGACAAACATCATTTCCCTGTAGATTTTGTTGGCCATCCGCTAATTGATGCTATTCAAAATCAGCCAGCTTTTAATGAAGCAGCTTTTAGAGAAGAAAATAAATTAGGAGAAAAACCTATTATTGCTGTTTTACCGGGAAGCCGTAAACAGGAAATTACCAAAATGCTGAGCGTAATGTTAAGTGTTGTTGACGATTTTCAGGATTATGAATTTGTTATTGCGGGCGCACCAAGTCAGGATTACGAATTTTACCAGCAGTTTATAAAAAACAAAAACATCGCATTTGTATCGAATAAAACGTATGATTTACTGCGTTCTTCAACTGCAGCTTTAGTTACTTCTGGAACAGCAACTTTAGAAACAGCACTTTTTAAAGTTCCCGAAGTGGTTTGTTACAAAGGAAGCGCTATTTCATATCAAATTGCCAAACGAATTATTACTTTAAAATATATTTCGCTTGTTAATTTAATTATGGACCAGGAAGTTGTAACTGAATTAATTCAGGGCGAATGCAATACAAAACGCATCAAAGAAGAATTAAACAAACTGCTTGAACCTTCTCACCGTGAAAAACTGCTAAAAAACTATGATATTTTAGAACAAAAACTTGGTGGTGTAGGCGCAAGTAAAAAAACTGCAAAACTTATTGTTGCCGATTTAAAATCTTAA
- the surE gene encoding 5'/3'-nucleotidase SurE codes for MKDEKPLILVTNDDGILAPGIRALISVMETIGDVVVVAPDKPQSAMGHAITINNTLFLDKISKDDDTITEYSCSGTPVDCVKLAVNEILKRKPDLCVSGINHGSNSSINVIYSGTMSAAVEAGIEGIQAIGFSLLDFDWNADFEPAKAFVKKITLETLKNKLPPGVVLNVNFPKLSEKEIKGIKVCRQAKAYYAQKFDKRQTPFGKDYYWLTGKFTNEDNGEDTDEWALENGYISVVPVQFDLTAHHTMQQLNTWKLNG; via the coding sequence ATGAAAGACGAAAAACCCTTAATATTAGTAACCAACGACGACGGAATTCTAGCTCCGGGAATTAGAGCTTTAATAAGCGTTATGGAAACTATTGGCGATGTTGTTGTAGTTGCTCCAGACAAACCTCAGAGCGCAATGGGTCATGCCATCACCATAAATAACACTTTATTTTTAGATAAAATTTCTAAAGATGATGACACAATTACAGAATACAGCTGTTCTGGAACTCCTGTTGATTGTGTAAAATTGGCAGTAAATGAAATTTTAAAAAGAAAACCAGATTTATGTGTTTCCGGAATTAACCACGGATCAAATTCTTCGATTAATGTTATTTATTCCGGAACTATGAGTGCAGCTGTCGAAGCAGGAATTGAAGGAATTCAGGCCATTGGTTTTTCACTTTTGGACTTTGACTGGAATGCCGATTTTGAACCGGCTAAAGCATTTGTGAAAAAAATAACTTTAGAAACACTTAAAAATAAACTGCCTCCCGGCGTTGTTTTGAATGTCAATTTCCCAAAATTGAGTGAAAAAGAAATTAAAGGAATAAAAGTCTGCCGTCAGGCTAAGGCTTATTATGCTCAAAAATTTGATAAAAGACAAACTCCTTTTGGCAAAGATTATTACTGGCTGACAGGCAAATTTACAAATGAAGACAATGGCGAAGATACAGACGAATGGGCTTTAGAAAACGGATATATTTCTGTCGTTCCGGTTCAGTTTGATTTAACGGCACATCATACTATGCAGCAACTTAATACATGGAAATTAAATGGATAA